The sequence ATTAGTTAGTATGATGTTCGGAGATACTGAGTGTTTACCATTATGCCAATATTTAAATAACTCCATTTATAGATTTATTTTTAAGATATTTTTAAAAATTAGAGTTATTGTGGATGATATTATGGTTATTAAAAAAATTGAAGAGGAATTTAAAACATCCCTAAAAACTGGATTGTCAACAGAAGAGGCAGAAGAGAGGTTAAAAGAATACGGATACAATGAAATCCCAGAGAGGAAAATCCATCCAATAATTAAATTTTTATCGTATTTTTGGAATCCCATTGCCTGGATGATTGAAATAGCCGCTATTTTGTCAGCAATAATTAAACACTGGATAGATTTTACCATAATTCTAATTTTATTATTGGTAAATGGTATTGTTGGTTTTTGGGAAGAACATAAGGCAGAAAATGTAATAGAATTTTTAAAACAAAAGATGGCTTTAAATGCAAGGGTTCTAAGAGATGGAAAATGGAAAACGATATTGGCAAAGGAGTTGGTGCCTGGAGATGTTGTTAGGGTTAGGATTGGAGACATAGTCCCTGCAGATATCGTATTGGTTGAGGGGGATTATTTGGTTGTGGATGAATCTGCCTTAACTGGAGAATCCTTACCAGTAGAAAAGAAAGTTGGGGATATTGTTTATTCCGGGTCTGTTGTTAAAAAAGGGGAGATAACTGGAATTGTTAAAGACACTGGGCTAAATACCTACTTTGGAAAAACTGTTAGGTTGGTTGAGAAAGCGGAAAGGGTCAGTTCATATCAAAAGATGATTATCAAAATAGGAGATTATCTGATAATTTTGGCGGTGATTTTAATAGCAATAATGGTTGCTGTCGAGTTATGGAGGGGAGCAAGTTTAATAAAGACAGTTCAGTTTGCATTAGTTTTGGCAGTTTCTGCAATTCCAGCGGCTATGCCTGCAGTATTGTCAATAACAATGGCTATTGGTGCTTTAAATTTAGCAAAAAAAGATGCCATAGTTAAAAAATTGGTTTCTATTGAGGAACTTGCTGGAGTTGATATTCTCTGCTCAGATAAGACTGGAACTTTGACAAAGAATCAACTTGTATGTGGGGAAATAATCACTTTAAATGATTTTAGTAAGGAAGACGTTGTTTTATTTGCCACTCTTGCTTCGAGAGAAGAGGATGCTGATGCAATTGATATGGCGATTCTGAATGAGGCAGAGAAGTTAAATCTGATAGAGAAAATAAAAAATTATAAGATAAAAAAATTCATCCCATTTGACCCAGTAATAAAGAGGACTGAGGCAGAAATAACTAATGAAAAAACATTTAAAGTTTCAAAAGGAGCCCCACAAGTAATATTGGATTTATGCAATGCGGATGAGGATTTTAGAAAAAAGGTTGAAGAGATTGTTGATAAACTTGCTGAAAATGGTTATAGGGCATTAGGGGTTGCTATTTATATGGATGGAAAATGGCACTTTACTGGAATAATCTCATTGTACGACCCTCCAAGAGAAGATGCTCCTTTAGCAGTTAAAAAAATCAAAGAATTGGGTGTTAAAATAAAAATGGTCACTGGAGACCACGTGGCAATAGCAAAAAACATAGCAAGGATCCTGGGAATTGGAAATAAAATAATATCAATAAGTGAATTGCTAAAAAAATTGAAGGGGGGTGAAATTAAAGAGGAAAAATTTGATGTCATTGTTGAAGAAGCGGATGGATTCGCTGAGGTGTTCCCAGAACATAAATATAGGATTGTTGACTCACTACAGAATAGGGAACATATGGTTGCAATGACTGGAGATGGGGTTAATGACGCTCCTGCATTAAAAAAGGCAGATTGTGGAATTGCTGTTTCTAATGCAACTGATGCTGCAAGGGCAGCGGCCGATATAATTTTATTATCTCCGGGAATTTCTGTTATTGTTGATGCGATTCAGGAGGCAAGAAGAATATTCCAAAGAATGGAAAGTTATGTTATCTATAGAATCACTGAAACGATTAGGATTTTATTTTTTATTGAATTGTGTATATTAGTTTTGGGCATCTACCCAATCACCGCCTTAATGATAGTACTCTTGGCAATCTTGAATGACATCCCAATATTAGCAATTGCTTACGACAATGTTGTTGAGCCAAAATCCCCGGTAAAATGGAAGATGAAAGAAATTTTAACCATTTCAACTATATTGGGATTTAGTGGAGTTATTAGTTCTTTCTTAATATTTTATATATCAGATGTTTTCTTGCATTTAACTCTTCCCGAGTTGCAGAGTTTTGTATTCTTGAAGTTGATATTGGCAGGACATGCAACCATATTTGTTACAAGAGTCAGAGATAGGTTGTGGAGAAAACCCTACCCAAGTAAATGGCTATTTTGGGGTGTTATGGGAACAAATATTATTGGAACAATTGTGGCTGCCGAAGGCATATTTATGGCACCGATTGGTTGGAAGATGGCTTTATTTATGTGGTTCTATGCACATCTATGGATGTTGATTAACGATGAAATCAAAATAATCCTTTTAAGATCTTATAGTATTTAAAAAACACGGGGTTGATAGTTGTGGACATTTATGATGCGGATGATGATAAAATAAAATAACAAAAAATAAAATAGTATAAGATATAACAATATAATAAATTTAAATTTTAGTATGAATTAGAATTTTAGGTACACTGTGCCCACTGTGGAGCACAGTTTTAAACGTACACCCTATCCACTATGGAATAGGGTTATGTAAACTCGGTTTTATTTAATATTTTGAATGATTATATATAAACATTGCGATTTATATTTATCTTTCAAAAATTGCTCATGGTGAGACCGTGTTTATAAATGGAGAATGGATAAAAAGGGATGATTTGGAAGTTATAAATCCCTACTCATTGGAAGTCATTGATAAAATAACCTCTTGCAGTAGAGAAGAGACAAAATATGCAATAGATGTTGCTAATGAACACAAAGAAGTTATGAAGAACCTTTCTCCAACAAAAAGATACAATTTACTCTTTAAAATTGCAGAGGAAATAAAGAGAAATAAAAAAGAACTTGCAAAAATCATCTCCCTTGATGTTGGAAGGCCAATTAGGCAGTCAATAATTGAGGTGGATAGAACAATAACAACATTCAAACTCTCTGCTTTTTATGCTAAGGAGTTGAGGGGGGAGGTAATTCCATCAGAGAGGTTGATATTTACAAAAAGAGAACCGGTTGGTGTTGTTGGTGCAATAACTCCATTTAACTTCCCACTTAATTTAGTAGCACATAAAATAGGGCCGGCATTTGCAGGAGGGAATACTGTTGTTTTACATCCGTCTGCAAAGGCATCTTTAATTGCAATTGAATTGGCAAAAATTATTGAAAAGGTCTTAAAAAGTTTGGATATTCCATTGGGAGTGTTTAATTTAGTTACTGGAATGGGGGGTGTTGTTGGGGATGAGATTGTTAAAAATGAAAATGTAAATATGGTTTCATTTACTGGAAGTATTGAGGTTGGTGAGTCAATAAGCAAAAATGCAGGAATGAAGAAGATAACCCTTGAGTTGGGGGGAAGTAACCCACTTATTATTTTAAAGGACTGCAACTTAGAGAAGGCTGTTGATGCAACAGTTAGGAGTTCCTACCTAAATGCAGGCCAGGTTTGCATATCTATTGGAAGAGTTATTGTTGAGGAAGGAATTGCAGATGAGTTTATAAAGAAAGTTGTTGAAAAATCAAAAAGTTTAAAGGTTGGAAATCCACTTGATGAAAAAACTGATGTTGGACCACTAATAACACTTGAAAGTGCAAAGAGAGTTGAGAATTTAGTCAATCAATCAGTTAAAGAAGGTGGAAAAGTTTTATGTGGGGGAAAAAGGGAAAAAACCTTCTACTATCCAACTGTTGTTGAAATTGACGAGGATAATATATTGGCAAATGTTGAGATATTTGGGCCTGTAGCACCAATAATAAGAGTTGAGAGTTTAGATGAGGCAATAGAAACAGCAAATAACACAAAATATGGATTGCATGCAGGGATATTTACCAACGACATAAACAAGGCGTTAATGGCTGCTGATGCACTTGAAGTTGGAGGGGTTATGATTAACGATTCTCCAACATTTAGGCAAGATAATATGCCATTTGGAGGGGTTAAAAAGAGTGGATTGGGAAGAGAGGGTGTTAAGTATGCAATAGAAGAGATGACAGAAATAAAAACAATTGTAATTAATAAGTAAGTGAGGAAAAATTTAAAAAACTTTAAAGATGATAAACTTAATTGATTTTCTTCAAAATCTTTCAAAATAATATTACATAATTATGGTGATTAGGTGGATTTTATGAACGTAATTGTAAATGGGAAACCAAAATCTGGAGAAACTTTGAGGGATGTTATAAAGGATGAACCTTATGTAGAGGGAGCAAATATCGTCATTATTAAAGGCAGTAAGAAGAAAGTGGAAAAAGAGGTAAAAAAATATGTTGTAAAAACAACAAAGGGAAGCATAACCATTGCAATAACAGAAAATAATGAGAGTTCAAAGTTCTGGAAGGAAAACTATAAACTCTTTGAAAATAAGAGTTTGGGATGGAAGAGTGGTGTGGATGTTTCCTTTGGAGCAATAACTATTGATTTAAACGTCAGTCCTGAAAAGAAGAGGTTTAAAAAATGGGATGTTGTGTTGAGTTTATCAGGTTTGGATAAGAATGAAGGGCATTTGGTTTTTGTTAAAAAAGATGTTGAAGAAATGTATGGTTTAGAAAATCCAAAAATGGGTATTGTTGTTGGCGGTAAGAGGGTAGTTTCAAACTTAGCAAAAGGGGATAAAATTATTTCCATTGAGCCAATAAGAGAGACAAAAGAGGAAGTTGATTATTTAGTAACAAAAGATTTGGACTTGAAGTTGGAAGATAACTGGGAGATTTATACTTACTTTGAGGCAACCTTTGATGAACTACCAAAGAGTGTTGAGCATGCGTTGGCAATAATGGAAGATGGATTCTTTGAGATTTCTGAGAATACAAACACCTATGTTGCTGATTGTAGGTTGCAGACATTGATAATTGATGAGGAAAACTTTAAAGATAGGGATAGGGGAGTTATAACTGTAAGAAATATTGGAAGCGGAACAGGAAAGGTTTACATCTATAGGGAAGGAAGAGTCTCATCACTATCCCATACAGTTGTTGGTAGGATAACGAAAGGTATGGAATTAATTGATTTTTCAGAGAATGGAATATTGACAGTAATTACAAATCCAAAAAGATTAAATGCTGTAGGTATGACTCAAAAAGAAGCAGAGGAAATGTTTAAAGAATATGGGGTAGAGGTTGTTAGGGAAGGCAATACTAACGATAACGCAATAATAATTGAGCAAATCCCAGAATACACAATGGAAATATTAAAAACAAAGAAGGTTAAAATTGTTGGAATTGAACCAGATAAATTGGTTTATATAAAAATATTTGATAAAGAGAGTCCAATAACAGCATGGTACTTCAGAAAAACTACTGGCTTAACAACAAGAAGGGTTGGAAGGTTGAAGGTTTATTTCAAGCATAAGGATTTGGTGATGTTTGAGGGTAATAAGGAATATGCAAAAGGTCTCCTACCTGAAAACACGCCAGAAGATAAAGTTGAGGCAAACACGATTGCAGTAACAAATATGGTTAAGAGATACAAAGGAATGATTGGAGTCAGGTTGAGTGATAGTGATAAATTTGGTCCTACAGGGGAAACGTTTGAGGGAACAAACTTGGTTGCAAAAATTGTTAAAAACGCAGAATATTTAATGAGTGTTAAGAATGGAGATACTGTATATCTATTAGAGATTAAATAGCACAAATATATATACCGGTTCAGTAAATTTAAGGAAAGGAACTGACTTTGATATTCATAAAAGGAGGAAGATTATGGAGTGGAAATGTGTTTGTCCATACAATCCAAAGTTGAAATTGAAGGACATCTATATTTACGATACAACTTTGAGAGATGGGGAGCAAACCCCGGGTGTTTGTTTTACAAAAGAGCAAAAGTTAGAAATAGCACGGAAATTGGATGAGTTGGGAATTAAACAGATAGAGGCCGGGTTTCCAATAGTTTCTGATAGAGAGGCAGAGATAGTTAAAACAATAGCAAATGAAGGGCTAAATGCTGAGATTTTAGGGTTATGTAGAGCATTGAAAAAAGATATTGATAAGGCAATTGAATGCGATGTAGATGGAATTATTACCTTTATAGCAACGTCCCCTCTGCATTTAAAATATAAGTTTAACAACAAAAGTTTGGATGAGATTTTAGAGATGGGGGTTAGGGCAGTTGAATATGCAAAAGAACATGGATTGTTTGTTGCCTTCTCTGCTGAAGATGCAACAAGGACACCAATAGAAGATTTAATCAAAGTCCATAAAGCCGCTGAAGAGGCAGGAGCAGATAGGGTTCATATAGCAGATACAACTGGATGTGCTACACCACAAAGTATGGAATTTATTTGTAGTGAGTTGAGTAAAAACCTTAAAAAAGCACATATAGGAGTTCATTGCCACAATGACTTTGGATTTGCAGTTATAAATTCAATATATGGGTTAATTGGAGGGGCTAAGGCAGTTTCAACAACAGTAAATGGCATTGGAGAGAGGGCTGGAAATGCGTCCTTAGAAGAGTTGATTATGGCTTTAACTGTATTATATGATGTTAAGTTAAATTTGAATATCGAGGTTTTAACTGAACTCTCAAAAATGATTGAGGAGTACTCAGGCATCAAATTGCCAAAAAATAAGCCAATTGTTGGAGAGATGGTATTTTATCATGAAAGTGGTATCCACGTGGATGCGGTTATCGATAATCCATTAACTTATGAGCCGTTTTTGCCTGAAGTTATTGGACAGAAAAGGAATATAGTCCTTGGAAAGCACTCTGGTTGTAGGGCAATAGCATATAAGTTGAAAGAAATGGGCATTAAAGTTAACAAGGAGGAATTGTGCGAGATTGTAAAGAGGGTTAAAGAGACGAGGGAAAAAGGAATCTTCATTGATGATGAAGTGTTTAAAAAGATTGTTGAAGAGGTTGTTAGGAGATAAATTGGGTCATTAATAATTTTAATAACAAAATCAAAATAAAAAGTTATTAATAATAGTTTTTGTATAGTTGTTTGCGTTATGATTAATCTTCACGATAATATCATGCTTAAGTTATTACTCTTTTAAAATTAATAAAAATAAGGAGGGAAATGATGGAAATAAATGGGGTAGTTATAGAGGATACATTTGCTGAAGCATTTCCAATATGGGTTTCAAGAATTTTGGTAACAGCGGCAACAGAAAAATTGGCAAAAATTGCTGCAACAGAAGCAACAGGATTTGGATGTTCAGTTATCATGTGTCCAGCAGAGGCGGGGATTGAAAAATACGTTCCGCCAACAGAAACACCGGATGGAAGACCAGGATACATCATCCAAATCTGCCACCCAAAGAAATCAGAATTAGAACACCAAATGTTAGAGAGAATTGGACAGTGTGTATTAACCGCTCCAACAACAGCGGCATTTGATGCTATGGGGGATGAGGCAGAGGAACAATTAAAAGTTGGATTTAAGTTGAAGTTCTTTGGAGATGGATATGAGAAAAAAGACAAAGTTGGGGATAAAACAGTTTATAAAATCCCAATTATGAGTGGGGAGTTTATAACAGAGAGCAAATTTGGAATTAAGAAGGGAGTTGCAGGAGGAAACTTCTTCATATTGGCAGAGAACCAAACTTCTGCTTTAGTTGCAGCAGAAGCAGCAATTGATGCAATTAACTCAGTTGATGGAGTAATTACTCCTTTCCCAGGTGGAATTGTTGCATCAGGTAGTAAAGTAGGAGCAAGCAATCCAAAATACAAATTCATGACTGCTACAACAAACCACAAGATGTGTCCAACATTGAAGGGGGTTGTAGAAGACAGTGAAGTTCCAGAAGATGTAAACGGAATTTATGAGATTGTTATTGATGGGGTTAGCGAAGAGGCAGTTAAAGAGGCAATGAAAGTTGGTATTTTAGCAGCAACAAAAGTTCCAGGAGTTAAGAAAATCACCGCTGGAAACTACGGTGGAAAATTAGGTAAGTACCAAATAAAATTGCATGATTTGTTTGAATAAATCCCCAATTTTTATTTTTTATTTTCTTCGTATATTGTTTTATTTAAATCTTTTTAAATTTGTGGGATTGTTATGAAGGATGAAATTGGAGTTATTGGATTTGATGACGCTCCTTTTTATAAAAACGATAAAACCGCTTTATTAATTGCCACATATTTTAGGGGAAATAGAATATTGGATGGAGTTTATTTTAAAAAAATCCAAAAAGATGGAAAAGATGCAACTGAAAAGATTGTAGATGTTGTTAAAGGAAAGCATTATCCAAAAATAAACGCAATATTCTTATATGGAGTTACGTTTGGAGGATTTAATATAGCGGATATATTCAAAATTAACGAAGAAACAAAAAAGCCAGTTGTTGTTGTAATAAGAAAAAACCCAAATAGGATAGATATGATAAATGCACTAAAAAAGCATTTTAACGACTGGAAAGAAAGGGCAGAACTTCTAAATTCATTTCCAGAACCAGAACCTATTGAAGGAATTTATATTCAATATGTTGGAATAGATGGGAAAGAGGTTAAAGAACTAATCAAAAAAACAAGATTAAAGAGCAAAGTCCCAGAATGTCTTAGAATTGCCCATTTAATTGGTAGGGGGTTTTTGGACTTATAATAACTTCAAATGCCCAACAACTTTGTTGATCTTTTCCTCCTTTTCTGGTCCAATACCTACAGCAGTGGTTGTTCCAGGTTCTAACTGTGTTCTTCCAGCATCTTTGATTAAACTACAAGGCAATTCAAGGGATTTTGCAGTTAAATAAATATCAAATAGTTCTTTTTCTGAATTGACCTTTAAAACTACCTTTTTCTGTCCTTCTCTCAACCATTCTTTAACAACATTCGGACATATCTTTTCAGCATTTAAAAATGCTTCTATTGCTGCATGACTTGCCTGGGCTGCAATTTTTCCTTTTCCCATTTTTAAGTCATTTCTTATAACAATTGCTTGCTTATACATGATTTTCCCTCAAAAAGTTATAAATAAATAGGTATGTATATCTCCAAATACTAAAAATTATCCATGGGGGAATTTTTTATGATTGATAAAATCTCAGTGGCAACTGCTGAATGCTTTACTCATGCAAAAATTGGAATAACCATTCATAAAGCGGCGAGTGGTTATGAAGATTTTGAATTCAAAGAAATTTTTGATAGAGAAGGATTAAAAATCATAAGAAATGTTAGAGTTTTGGCATCAATGTTCATACCCTCAGTTTATGCCGCTGAGAAACTGCTAAACATTAAACTTCCAGAACCTGATTACTCTTATGCATACGCAAAGGCATATACAGAAAAAAATGACTTAAAAGTTGCTTACTTAATGGCTAAGGGATTGAAGGATATTTTAAACTGCAATATTGCAATAGGTACTACGGCAGGAGTTGGTAGGGGAGGAATTTGTATACTAACAGATAAAAACAAATATACTTTCACAACAGATGTTTGTGGAAATTTATTAAAACATGAAAATATCTTAGAAAGGCAAAGAAATGGCATTGAGAAGGGATTGAGAAAGTTTATAGATGTTTTAAAAGATGAATATGTGAATGAATGACCTACTAGTTCCTAAACCTTTTCATGAACCTTGGGATAAATGAGATAGCCTCATCTATGGTCATTAAATCGTAGTTGTCCTTTAAATAACCCCTATCCTTCATAATCTTACCAACCCAATCAGCAAATCTTTTATCCTGTATAACAACAACACCATAATCAGTTTCCGTCCTTATCAATCTCCCTATCATTTGAACTACTGTTCTTGCCATTATGTGGAAAGACGTCATTAAAAAACCTCTCCAATGTGCGTCTTTAATACCTTTTCTCTTAAACGTTTCTTCTATCATCTTCTGTTCTTTTTTTATTAATGGAGTTGGTACTGGAAACGGAAGGGAGTCGATGATAACACTCGTTAATGCCTCCCCCGGGATATCAACCCCTTCAGCAAATCTTCCAGTTGCGAGTAGAATTCCTCCATTCTCCTCAAACTTTTCTTTTAATTTTTTTGCCTCCTTTCCATCCATATTTGCCTCGTAGGTGTAGATGTTTTTGTTGTCTATGTTCACTTGGTCTATATTGTTTAATAGGTAGGTATAAGCACTACTCAAATCCTCAAAACTTTTAAATAAAACAAGTGTGTTGCCATTACATGCCTCTATAATTTTTAATAGATTCTCGTTTGCTCTTTTTCTTTTTTTGCTGTTTCCTTCCCATTTCATATCTTCCCCATCTTTTAGGGCAATAATTTTCTTCCTGTCTTTTGGAAATGGAGAGGTTAATATT comes from Methanotorris formicicus Mc-S-70 and encodes:
- a CDS encoding plasma-membrane proton-efflux P-type ATPase: MVIKKIEEEFKTSLKTGLSTEEAEERLKEYGYNEIPERKIHPIIKFLSYFWNPIAWMIEIAAILSAIIKHWIDFTIILILLLVNGIVGFWEEHKAENVIEFLKQKMALNARVLRDGKWKTILAKELVPGDVVRVRIGDIVPADIVLVEGDYLVVDESALTGESLPVEKKVGDIVYSGSVVKKGEITGIVKDTGLNTYFGKTVRLVEKAERVSSYQKMIIKIGDYLIILAVILIAIMVAVELWRGASLIKTVQFALVLAVSAIPAAMPAVLSITMAIGALNLAKKDAIVKKLVSIEELAGVDILCSDKTGTLTKNQLVCGEIITLNDFSKEDVVLFATLASREEDADAIDMAILNEAEKLNLIEKIKNYKIKKFIPFDPVIKRTEAEITNEKTFKVSKGAPQVILDLCNADEDFRKKVEEIVDKLAENGYRALGVAIYMDGKWHFTGIISLYDPPREDAPLAVKKIKELGVKIKMVTGDHVAIAKNIARILGIGNKIISISELLKKLKGGEIKEEKFDVIVEEADGFAEVFPEHKYRIVDSLQNREHMVAMTGDGVNDAPALKKADCGIAVSNATDAARAAADIILLSPGISVIVDAIQEARRIFQRMESYVIYRITETIRILFFIELCILVLGIYPITALMIVLLAILNDIPILAIAYDNVVEPKSPVKWKMKEILTISTILGFSGVISSFLIFYISDVFLHLTLPELQSFVFLKLILAGHATIFVTRVRDRLWRKPYPSKWLFWGVMGTNIIGTIVAAEGIFMAPIGWKMALFMWFYAHLWMLINDEIKIILLRSYSI
- a CDS encoding lactaldehyde dehydrogenase, yielding MFINGEWIKRDDLEVINPYSLEVIDKITSCSREETKYAIDVANEHKEVMKNLSPTKRYNLLFKIAEEIKRNKKELAKIISLDVGRPIRQSIIEVDRTITTFKLSAFYAKELRGEVIPSERLIFTKREPVGVVGAITPFNFPLNLVAHKIGPAFAGGNTVVLHPSAKASLIAIELAKIIEKVLKSLDIPLGVFNLVTGMGGVVGDEIVKNENVNMVSFTGSIEVGESISKNAGMKKITLELGGSNPLIILKDCNLEKAVDATVRSSYLNAGQVCISIGRVIVEEGIADEFIKKVVEKSKSLKVGNPLDEKTDVGPLITLESAKRVENLVNQSVKEGGKVLCGGKREKTFYYPTVVEIDEDNILANVEIFGPVAPIIRVESLDEAIETANNTKYGLHAGIFTNDINKALMAADALEVGGVMINDSPTFRQDNMPFGGVKKSGLGREGVKYAIEEMTEIKTIVINK
- the mmp3 gene encoding methyl-coenzyme M reductase-associated protein Mmp3, with product MNVIVNGKPKSGETLRDVIKDEPYVEGANIVIIKGSKKKVEKEVKKYVVKTTKGSITIAITENNESSKFWKENYKLFENKSLGWKSGVDVSFGAITIDLNVSPEKKRFKKWDVVLSLSGLDKNEGHLVFVKKDVEEMYGLENPKMGIVVGGKRVVSNLAKGDKIISIEPIRETKEEVDYLVTKDLDLKLEDNWEIYTYFEATFDELPKSVEHALAIMEDGFFEISENTNTYVADCRLQTLIIDEENFKDRDRGVITVRNIGSGTGKVYIYREGRVSSLSHTVVGRITKGMELIDFSENGILTVITNPKRLNAVGMTQKEAEEMFKEYGVEVVREGNTNDNAIIIEQIPEYTMEILKTKKVKIVGIEPDKLVYIKIFDKESPITAWYFRKTTGLTTRRVGRLKVYFKHKDLVMFEGNKEYAKGLLPENTPEDKVEANTIAVTNMVKRYKGMIGVRLSDSDKFGPTGETFEGTNLVAKIVKNAEYLMSVKNGDTVYLLEIK
- a CDS encoding homocitrate synthase family protein, producing MEWKCVCPYNPKLKLKDIYIYDTTLRDGEQTPGVCFTKEQKLEIARKLDELGIKQIEAGFPIVSDREAEIVKTIANEGLNAEILGLCRALKKDIDKAIECDVDGIITFIATSPLHLKYKFNNKSLDEILEMGVRAVEYAKEHGLFVAFSAEDATRTPIEDLIKVHKAAEEAGADRVHIADTTGCATPQSMEFICSELSKNLKKAHIGVHCHNDFGFAVINSIYGLIGGAKAVSTTVNGIGERAGNASLEELIMALTVLYDVKLNLNIEVLTELSKMIEEYSGIKLPKNKPIVGEMVFYHESGIHVDAVIDNPLTYEPFLPEVIGQKRNIVLGKHSGCRAIAYKLKEMGIKVNKEELCEIVKRVKETREKGIFIDDEVFKKIVEEVVRR
- the fhcD gene encoding formylmethanofuran--tetrahydromethanopterin N-formyltransferase, with amino-acid sequence MEINGVVIEDTFAEAFPIWVSRILVTAATEKLAKIAATEATGFGCSVIMCPAEAGIEKYVPPTETPDGRPGYIIQICHPKKSELEHQMLERIGQCVLTAPTTAAFDAMGDEAEEQLKVGFKLKFFGDGYEKKDKVGDKTVYKIPIMSGEFITESKFGIKKGVAGGNFFILAENQTSALVAAEAAIDAINSVDGVITPFPGGIVASGSKVGASNPKYKFMTATTNHKMCPTLKGVVEDSEVPEDVNGIYEIVIDGVSEEAVKEAMKVGILAATKVPGVKKITAGNYGGKLGKYQIKLHDLFE
- a CDS encoding endonuclease dU; translation: MKDEIGVIGFDDAPFYKNDKTALLIATYFRGNRILDGVYFKKIQKDGKDATEKIVDVVKGKHYPKINAIFLYGVTFGGFNIADIFKINEETKKPVVVVIRKNPNRIDMINALKKHFNDWKERAELLNSFPEPEPIEGIYIQYVGIDGKEVKELIKKTRLKSKVPECLRIAHLIGRGFLDL
- the pth2 gene encoding peptidyl-tRNA hydrolase Pth2; amino-acid sequence: MYKQAIVIRNDLKMGKGKIAAQASHAAIEAFLNAEKICPNVVKEWLREGQKKVVLKVNSEKELFDIYLTAKSLELPCSLIKDAGRTQLEPGTTTAVGIGPEKEEKINKVVGHLKLL
- a CDS encoding UPF0254 family protein; protein product: MIDKISVATAECFTHAKIGITIHKAASGYEDFEFKEIFDREGLKIIRNVRVLASMFIPSVYAAEKLLNIKLPEPDYSYAYAKAYTEKNDLKVAYLMAKGLKDILNCNIAIGTTAGVGRGGICILTDKNKYTFTTDVCGNLLKHENILERQRNGIEKGLRKFIDVLKDEYVNE